The following are from one region of the Actinomyces sp. oral taxon 897 genome:
- a CDS encoding CpaF family protein has product MSTDQALVRAMREEVADLLAQQRRDDAASGLPPMTTEDERQLARALIGRVMEQHARGEIAAGRPPLTAQDEEDISQGIHAALFGVGRLQPLLEDPDVENIDINGYDNVFIQYADGREERGAPVADSDEELVELVQVLGSYSGLASRPFDSANPQLDLRLPDGSRLSAVMDVCSRPAVSVRRARLDRVGLDELVALGTLSPRLAAFCSAAVRARKNIMIAGATNAGKTTFLRALANEIPPGERLITVERALELGLGEFTDLHPNVVAFEERLPNSEGVGAISMADLVRRSLRMNPSRVIVGEVLGDEIVTMLNAMSQGNDGSLSTIHANSSAEVFNRIATYAIQSAEHLPQEATHLLIAGAVDFVIFLTRENRFSQGGGMRRYVASVREVNGVDGRVLSSEVFADDGSGTAQPAAPLACAAELMETGYDPAASYAPARRRP; this is encoded by the coding sequence GTGAGCACCGACCAGGCCCTGGTGCGCGCCATGCGCGAGGAGGTCGCCGACCTCCTGGCCCAGCAGCGACGGGACGACGCCGCCTCCGGCCTGCCGCCCATGACCACCGAGGACGAGCGCCAGCTCGCCCGGGCCCTCATCGGCCGGGTCATGGAGCAGCACGCGCGCGGGGAGATCGCCGCCGGGCGCCCGCCCCTGACCGCCCAGGACGAGGAGGACATCTCCCAGGGCATCCACGCCGCCCTGTTCGGGGTGGGGCGCCTCCAGCCCCTCCTGGAGGACCCCGACGTCGAGAACATCGACATCAACGGCTACGACAACGTCTTCATCCAGTACGCCGACGGGCGCGAGGAGCGCGGCGCCCCCGTGGCCGACTCCGACGAGGAGCTCGTCGAGCTCGTCCAGGTCCTCGGCTCCTACTCCGGGCTCGCCTCCCGCCCCTTTGACTCCGCCAACCCCCAGCTCGACCTGCGCCTGCCCGACGGCTCGCGCCTGTCCGCCGTCATGGACGTGTGCTCCCGCCCCGCCGTCTCGGTGCGCCGGGCCCGCCTGGACCGGGTGGGGCTGGACGAGCTCGTGGCCCTGGGGACCCTCAGCCCGCGCCTGGCGGCCTTCTGCTCGGCGGCGGTACGGGCCCGCAAGAACATAATGATCGCCGGGGCCACCAACGCCGGCAAGACCACCTTCCTGCGGGCCCTGGCCAACGAGATCCCGCCCGGTGAGCGCCTCATCACGGTCGAGCGCGCCCTGGAGCTGGGGCTCGGCGAGTTCACCGACCTGCACCCCAACGTCGTCGCCTTCGAGGAGCGCCTGCCCAACTCCGAGGGCGTGGGCGCCATCTCCATGGCCGACCTGGTACGCCGCTCGCTGCGCATGAACCCCTCCCGCGTCATCGTCGGGGAGGTCCTGGGCGACGAGATCGTCACCATGCTCAACGCCATGAGCCAGGGCAACGACGGCTCCCTGTCCACCATCCACGCCAACTCCTCGGCCGAGGTGTTCAACCGGATCGCCACCTACGCCATCCAGTCCGCCGAGCACCTGCCCCAGGAGGCCACCCACCTCCTCATTGCCGGGGCCGTGGACTTCGTCATCTTCCTCACCCGGGAGAACCGGTTCAGCCAGGGAGGCGGCATGCGGCGCTACGTCGCCTCCGTGCGGGAGGTCAACGGCGTGGACGGACGGGTCCTGTCCAGCGAGGTGTTCGCCGACGACGGCAGCGGCACCGCCCAGCCCGCCGCGCCCCTGGCCTGCGCCGCCGAGCTCATGGAGACCGGCTACGACCCCGCCGCCTCCTACGCCCCCGCCAGGAGGCGACCGTGA
- a CDS encoding DUF6571 family protein, which translates to MIPADRPGRWVLVRRGVALVGCLVLSAYLTLPTCRVSPRAAAVPLPDAPATQVISGTAPAPTTGTGTTGPGAATSATASTDADSASAALGDADALTRALDEGDYTALAQVVDEHVAPRVGGGAYATALVDALGARTLVRVAAHLPAGGGGVTGRAGSGGSGTGSTGPGVPLACTWTSLLATATTSPLWTDEHREALAQDLASLVTVIGDVAEADTLLLPAGFMRLLTADQDPLTTAASTQAPDSEDSRDPLALDPKFLAALTRGVMTGETGAAAGGLRVGWVEYARLTTTAGGGYSNFPQGTPQDVTTHRASYDPLPAVLTATVRTPTTVLDILAPPLPGADPSTPPSEEDEFRRILATQVDGSLWEWVSARAQKAGPACLEALTAAVASASTLRYRPTTSQPNPYEAQAAWLTEQATTALAGTDTTTWTPTARRTTAVILANSIGDLWDAARNDVHFYRFQTFYNSLPTGWSKHHNEELTTLLREVLKDDTALTTVSRAAGVFTAHHLTAVAKDIEPGTRLDVSYATLLNETSLDSSLYGYLYTACATGRGIGADEASTATGILLNTMLQSLTPIPGASWHPPADPANQDATDTSGVDRVAVQEFQAVLDGRLRFEIIGILDSTHLIPQEDYQGRYPDVFQWIIRDSDGVWHLDWNMAIANKYDLNTWFQVVWSTHNFGAECISPTYVAFEYGSQEAHEPVPATTPRSPARHAALVVAVLTTATTLLVYSLSHTHQRRREKRRRRWY; encoded by the coding sequence ATGATTCCTGCCGATCGTCCTGGCCGGTGGGTCCTCGTGCGTCGTGGTGTGGCCCTGGTAGGGTGCCTGGTCCTGTCGGCCTACCTGACCCTGCCCACCTGCCGCGTGTCCCCACGAGCAGCAGCCGTACCACTCCCGGACGCACCCGCCACCCAGGTCATTTCGGGTACGGCACCAGCCCCCACTACAGGCACGGGCACCACCGGCCCGGGTGCTGCCACCAGTGCTACTGCCAGCACGGACGCTGATAGCGCCAGTGCCGCCCTCGGGGACGCCGACGCACTGACCAGGGCCCTGGACGAGGGCGACTACACGGCCTTGGCGCAGGTGGTCGATGAGCACGTGGCACCGCGTGTGGGTGGGGGCGCCTACGCGACTGCCCTGGTCGACGCCCTGGGAGCACGGACCCTGGTACGAGTCGCAGCACACCTGCCCGCGGGAGGCGGTGGTGTCACAGGTCGGGCGGGGTCTGGTGGGAGCGGTACCGGTAGCACGGGTCCGGGCGTGCCGTTGGCGTGCACGTGGACGTCCTTGCTGGCCACGGCCACCACCTCACCCCTGTGGACGGACGAGCACCGAGAGGCCCTGGCCCAGGACCTGGCGTCCCTGGTCACGGTGATCGGCGACGTGGCCGAGGCCGACACCCTCCTACTACCAGCAGGATTCATGCGCCTGCTCACCGCCGACCAGGACCCCCTGACCACCGCCGCCAGCACCCAAGCGCCAGATAGTGAAGACAGCCGGGACCCTCTGGCCCTGGACCCTAAGTTCCTGGCCGCCCTGACTCGCGGTGTCATGACCGGTGAGACCGGTGCGGCCGCCGGGGGCTTGCGGGTGGGGTGGGTGGAGTACGCGCGTCTGACCACCACGGCAGGCGGCGGGTACTCGAACTTCCCCCAGGGAACACCCCAGGACGTGACCACCCACAGGGCCTCCTACGACCCCCTGCCCGCCGTCCTGACCGCCACCGTCCGCACCCCCACCACCGTCCTAGACATCCTGGCCCCACCCCTACCAGGAGCCGACCCCAGCACCCCGCCCAGCGAGGAGGACGAGTTCAGGCGGATCCTAGCCACCCAGGTAGACGGATCCCTGTGGGAGTGGGTGTCCGCCCGCGCCCAGAAAGCGGGCCCCGCCTGCCTGGAGGCCCTCACCGCTGCCGTGGCCTCGGCCTCCACCCTGCGCTACCGGCCCACCACATCCCAGCCCAACCCCTACGAGGCCCAGGCCGCCTGGCTCACCGAACAGGCCACCACCGCCCTGGCAGGCACAGACACCACCACCTGGACACCCACAGCCAGACGCACCACCGCCGTCATACTCGCCAACTCCATAGGCGACCTGTGGGACGCCGCCCGTAACGACGTGCACTTCTACAGATTCCAGACCTTCTACAACTCTCTTCCTACCGGATGGAGCAAGCACCACAACGAGGAACTGACCACCCTGCTGCGCGAGGTCCTCAAGGACGACACCGCCCTGACCACCGTATCCAGGGCCGCCGGGGTATTCACCGCCCACCACCTTACCGCCGTCGCCAAAGATATCGAGCCCGGGACCAGACTCGACGTTAGTTATGCTACACTACTTAATGAAACTAGTCTGGACAGCTCCCTGTACGGCTACCTCTACACCGCCTGCGCCACAGGCAGGGGAATAGGCGCTGACGAGGCGAGCACCGCCACCGGGATCCTGCTCAACACCATGCTACAGAGCCTGACCCCGATCCCAGGAGCATCGTGGCACCCCCCGGCCGACCCCGCGAACCAGGATGCCACGGACACCAGCGGAGTAGACAGAGTTGCGGTTCAGGAGTTCCAAGCCGTCCTCGACGGGAGACTGCGGTTCGAGATCATCGGCATCCTGGACTCCACACACCTCATCCCCCAAGAAGACTACCAAGGACGCTACCCGGACGTCTTCCAGTGGATCATCAGGGACAGTGACGGCGTGTGGCACCTCGACTGGAACATGGCCATAGCCAACAAGTACGATCTGAACACCTGGTTCCAAGTCGTGTGGAGCACACACAATTTCGGAGCAGAATGCATCAGTCCCACGTACGTGGCCTTCGAGTACGGATCCCAGGAAGCTCACGAACCCGTGCCTGCCACCACACCCAGGAGCCCCGCCAGGCACGCCGCCCTGGTGGTGGCGGTGCTGACCACTGCCACCACCCTCCTGGTCTACAGCCTCTCCCACACCCACCAACGTCGCAGAGAGAAGCGACGCAGGCGCTGGTACTAA
- a CDS encoding type II secretion system F family protein, with the protein MITWILLGGALSGSGVLMLVLLLAPPAVQPAAALAELDTQREERELRRDAARLNPGGADLPAWAETLGLRTAVLLRRTRLDLGSLTSDLSVLRRSLEHHLAVSVLAGVGGFLAPLLVITVMRLTGAVLDWSVPLLGGVVLALLAALTPTLRLRRQAEEARRDFRHVVGSYLDLVSMSLSAGRGVPEALDAASSLCDDPAMLRIRDALATARLRGQTPWAALGHLGTQLRIDELRDLAAALSLVAEDGAKIRESLGARASSMRRKDLADAESRAGENSESMLVAQLLIAMGFIVFLIYPALTGIVSNH; encoded by the coding sequence ATGATCACCTGGATCCTCCTGGGGGGCGCGCTCAGCGGCTCCGGCGTCCTCATGCTCGTGCTCCTCCTGGCACCTCCCGCGGTGCAGCCCGCCGCCGCCCTGGCCGAGCTGGACACCCAGCGCGAGGAGCGCGAGCTGCGCCGTGACGCGGCCCGCCTCAACCCCGGGGGCGCGGACCTGCCGGCGTGGGCCGAGACCCTGGGCCTGCGCACCGCGGTGCTCCTGCGGCGCACCCGCCTGGACCTGGGCTCCCTGACCTCGGACCTGTCCGTGCTCAGGCGCTCCCTGGAGCACCACCTCGCCGTCTCCGTGCTGGCCGGGGTCGGCGGCTTCCTGGCCCCCCTCCTGGTCATAACCGTTATGAGGCTCACCGGGGCGGTCCTGGACTGGTCGGTGCCGCTGCTGGGAGGCGTGGTCCTGGCCCTCCTGGCCGCCCTCACCCCCACCCTGCGCCTGCGCCGCCAGGCCGAGGAGGCCCGCCGGGACTTCCGGCACGTCGTCGGCTCCTACCTGGACCTGGTCTCCATGTCCCTGTCCGCGGGCCGGGGCGTGCCCGAGGCCCTCGACGCCGCCTCCAGCCTGTGCGACGACCCCGCCATGCTGCGCATCCGCGACGCCCTCGCCACCGCCCGCCTGCGCGGGCAGACCCCCTGGGCGGCGCTGGGCCACCTGGGCACCCAGCTGAGGATCGACGAGCTGCGGGACCTGGCCGCGGCCCTGTCCCTGGTGGCCGAGGACGGGGCCAAGATCCGCGAGTCCCTGGGGGCCCGCGCCTCCAGCATGCGGCGCAAGGACCTGGCCGACGCCGAGAGCAGGGCGGGGGAGAACTCCGAGTCCATGCTGGTGGCCCAGCTCCTGATCGCCATGGGTTTTATTGTCTTCCTTATCTACCCGGCACTGACGGGCATTGTCTCCAACCACTAG
- a CDS encoding TadE/TadG family type IV pilus assembly protein yields the protein MRRTTPVPTTGRPRPARLSERGSVSVFTIIVAGVMMALAGLCMEGGRVLNERATLADTAEQAARAGAQAVSEHRLRSEGVVVIDPASATRAVGAYLGATGQDRSWRVQVTGRTVSVTMERDLPTTTLRLVGVDSIHVEVTGQARLAVGTRQEGDS from the coding sequence ATGAGGCGTACCACCCCCGTCCCCACCACGGGCCGCCCCCGCCCGGCCCGCCTCAGCGAGCGGGGCTCGGTCTCGGTCTTCACCATTATCGTCGCCGGGGTCATGATGGCCCTGGCCGGGCTGTGCATGGAGGGCGGGCGCGTGCTCAACGAGCGCGCCACCCTCGCCGACACCGCCGAGCAGGCCGCCAGGGCCGGGGCGCAGGCCGTCTCGGAGCACAGGCTGCGCTCCGAGGGCGTGGTCGTCATCGACCCGGCGTCCGCCACCAGGGCGGTGGGCGCCTACCTCGGCGCGACCGGTCAGGACCGCAGCTGGCGGGTCCAGGTCACCGGCAGGACCGTGAGCGTGACCATGGAACGCGACCTGCCCACCACGACCCTGCGCCTGGTCGGCGTGGACAGCATCCACGTCGAGGTCACCGGCCAGGCCCGCCTGGCCGTCGGAACCCGGCAGGAGGGTGACTCATGA
- a CDS encoding TadE/TadG family type IV pilus assembly protein has product MRRAARAGAHLLRLVREEEGTMSVEMVVLVPVLLLVVLVAVAGARLVSTQATVDAASRDAARAASMARSAPGAAQAARTSLEQADTERADCSTATDVSGFGRGGTVRVTVTCRVHLADLGLAFLPGTTTVTSTTVSVVDTRRGSR; this is encoded by the coding sequence GTGAGACGCGCGGCCCGGGCCGGAGCCCACCTGCTGCGCCTCGTCCGCGAGGAGGAGGGCACCATGAGCGTGGAGATGGTCGTCCTGGTGCCCGTCCTCCTGCTGGTGGTGCTGGTCGCCGTGGCCGGGGCGCGGCTCGTGTCCACCCAGGCGACGGTCGACGCCGCCTCCCGGGACGCGGCCCGCGCGGCCTCCATGGCGCGCTCGGCCCCCGGCGCCGCGCAGGCCGCCCGGACCAGCCTGGAGCAGGCCGACACCGAGCGGGCCGACTGCTCGACGGCCACCGACGTCAGCGGGTTCGGCCGCGGAGGGACCGTACGGGTCACCGTCACCTGCCGGGTCCACCTGGCCGACCTCGGCCTGGCCTTCCTGCCCGGGACCACCACCGTCACCTCGACCACCGTCTCGGTCGTGGACACCAGGAGAGGATCACGATGA
- a CDS encoding TadE/TadG family type IV pilus assembly protein — MTGPGRLLERCRREEGASSVELLVFFPLLLLIILVTVQVSLSWYGNEVAISTAREVAREIRDGTNVSQAQQGGTRYARSTGGSALTDVVVNVSLGGDQVTVEVTGKAMDIVAGLAPRVRATVTSQLETFREDR, encoded by the coding sequence GTGACCGGTCCAGGACGGCTGCTTGAGCGCTGCCGACGCGAGGAGGGGGCCTCCAGCGTCGAGCTCCTCGTCTTCTTCCCCCTGCTGCTCCTCATTATCCTCGTGACCGTCCAGGTCTCCCTGAGCTGGTACGGCAACGAGGTCGCCATCTCCACCGCCCGCGAGGTCGCCCGGGAGATCCGCGACGGCACGAACGTCAGCCAGGCGCAGCAGGGCGGCACCCGCTACGCACGCAGCACCGGCGGCAGCGCGCTGACCGACGTCGTCGTGAACGTCTCCCTGGGCGGCGACCAGGTCACCGTCGAGGTCACCGGCAAGGCCATGGACATCGTGGCCGGGCTTGCCCCCCGGGTCCGCGCCACCGTCACCTCCCAGCTGGAGACCTTCCGGGAGGACCGGTGA
- a CDS encoding DUF6571 family protein, with protein sequence MTFIKIDPIALRLALTKVSSFVTSYEQSASSIRSKNLVEGYPADLSSLATADTSVGELKTTVSEIKTRIKSAEQIGSSGITFSEAPTGTYCIGSLCMKTFFYVVPDGQSDTVENVKAAASSITDAGADAKLLQDAVNRGDHAAIKQIVDEKVYTHTDDGVYAAALADGLGPRNTTLVSSQIMFSYDASKGNLMEISDEEMRNAVPTLQTWCSMFAAATNSGIWSSRHREEYAHKLAKLVTTTAEVTDETTESARRDNLMLPIGFNLLLTGGEWLLEQHPEISDDALPGASVVLDAGFLTTLARDVMVDETTGNSQDGWREYAGRALAAPEPRHLDPMTGILEAMGHQPQAALDFLAPPLDYRDIESDWHAQERANKGPRVDVSPWKWISERQKDAGVVGLEALTQALAGASALRQLSSTTIDERAAWLTEKATVYLANSVGTENWSDTARRNAATMLANCVADLDATANENDYSIRMTAFDKTLPHPWSARHEDEVAHLLQKVLIDDTSLAIVAEAAGKFSNKRTLTEAERTKTNSLINSFNSVLATAKQDAKLYGLLLGARQKAEELKADKNNKSNSLAMEVIIDGIVAGISAFPFISGVSIGTKLAASALSAIIAAGATVAKSAIPSNNSDTKDDEKLKEFVKSIKTLLHFKALGAVDSTHIIPQEDYEAISSKVDWIVKNDDGLWTLDWDKAIADKYNFNKWLDYVCANNEIPPINDAVIGDSFSSGMDAGKK encoded by the coding sequence ATGACGTTCATTAAGATTGACCCTATCGCGCTTCGGCTTGCCCTGACCAAGGTGAGCTCGTTCGTCACCAGCTACGAGCAGTCGGCAAGCTCAATCCGCAGCAAGAACCTCGTCGAGGGCTACCCGGCCGACCTGTCGTCTCTTGCGACTGCTGACACCAGCGTTGGTGAGCTGAAGACCACAGTCAGCGAGATCAAGACACGCATTAAGTCCGCGGAGCAGATCGGTTCTAGCGGCATTACGTTCTCCGAAGCTCCGACAGGAACATATTGCATCGGTTCACTCTGCATGAAAACTTTTTTCTATGTTGTGCCTGACGGTCAGTCGGACACAGTTGAGAACGTTAAGGCCGCCGCTTCCTCGATTACAGACGCTGGCGCGGACGCGAAATTGCTACAGGACGCAGTTAATCGTGGAGACCATGCTGCGATCAAACAGATCGTTGATGAAAAAGTGTATACCCATACAGACGATGGAGTATATGCTGCTGCCTTGGCTGACGGCCTCGGTCCCAGAAATACCACTCTCGTGTCATCTCAGATCATGTTTTCTTATGATGCCTCCAAAGGAAACCTGATGGAAATTAGTGACGAGGAAATGCGAAACGCAGTACCTACTCTGCAAACATGGTGCAGCATGTTTGCTGCCGCCACTAATTCTGGGATATGGAGTTCGCGACATCGCGAGGAGTATGCCCATAAGCTGGCGAAACTCGTGACCACAACAGCAGAGGTTACTGACGAAACCACAGAATCCGCTAGGAGAGATAACCTCATGCTGCCGATAGGATTTAATTTGCTACTTACTGGAGGTGAGTGGCTTTTGGAGCAGCATCCTGAAATTAGCGATGACGCCCTGCCGGGTGCCTCTGTTGTGCTGGATGCAGGGTTTTTAACTACTCTGGCACGAGATGTCATGGTCGACGAGACCACAGGAAACAGCCAGGACGGTTGGAGGGAGTACGCGGGACGTGCCTTGGCTGCTCCTGAGCCGCGTCATCTGGACCCTATGACAGGGATTTTAGAGGCAATGGGTCACCAGCCTCAGGCTGCCTTAGACTTCCTGGCCCCACCTTTGGATTACCGTGACATCGAAAGTGATTGGCATGCCCAAGAACGTGCCAATAAGGGGCCACGAGTGGATGTTAGTCCATGGAAGTGGATCTCCGAGCGCCAGAAAGATGCGGGAGTAGTCGGTCTAGAAGCTCTTACCCAGGCTCTAGCAGGAGCCTCTGCCCTGCGTCAACTGAGCTCCACAACCATTGACGAACGAGCGGCATGGCTCACTGAGAAAGCTACTGTCTACCTAGCAAACAGCGTCGGCACCGAAAACTGGAGTGATACCGCTCGACGCAATGCTGCAACCATGCTTGCCAACTGCGTAGCTGACCTCGATGCTACAGCCAACGAGAACGATTACAGTATTCGTATGACGGCATTCGACAAAACACTCCCTCATCCCTGGAGCGCACGTCACGAAGACGAAGTCGCACATCTCCTTCAAAAGGTACTCATCGATGACACCTCTTTGGCAATCGTTGCTGAAGCTGCAGGAAAATTCAGCAATAAACGCACGCTCACGGAAGCTGAAAGAACAAAAACGAATTCTTTGATAAATTCTTTCAACTCAGTTCTGGCAACAGCAAAGCAGGACGCTAAGTTGTACGGACTGCTACTTGGGGCGAGACAGAAAGCCGAGGAACTCAAGGCTGACAAAAACAACAAATCGAATAGTCTCGCTATGGAGGTAATAATTGACGGTATTGTGGCAGGCATATCAGCCTTCCCGTTCATATCAGGTGTGTCGATCGGGACAAAGCTCGCCGCTTCAGCATTGTCTGCAATAATAGCCGCAGGAGCGACTGTAGCTAAGTCTGCAATTCCATCTAACAATAGCGACACAAAGGATGATGAAAAGCTCAAAGAATTTGTTAAATCCATAAAAACACTATTGCACTTCAAAGCTTTGGGCGCAGTCGATTCGACCCATATCATCCCTCAGGAAGACTACGAAGCGATCTCGTCCAAGGTCGACTGGATAGTCAAGAATGACGACGGTCTATGGACTCTTGATTGGGATAAAGCTATAGCTGACAAATACAATTTTAACAAGTGGCTTGATTATGTATGCGCCAACAACGAAATCCCTCCTATCAACGATGCGGTTATCGGCGATTCCTTTAGTAGCGGCATGGACGCCGGAAAGAAATAA
- a CDS encoding type II secretion system F family protein, translating to MNSATTTLALLAGAMVGAGIFLLVAAALGVGLDVPGTTGLGSRLRTLPRRILAAAVTAAALLVLTRWVVLAAAGGCLVVVWPLFFGGAAQEREAAERIAALATWAESLRDTIAGAVGLEQAVPATVHAASPVIREHLALLADRMRVRVPLPTALRQFADDLDDPTADLIVSALIMNARLRGPGLRSLLGNLAATARTELDMRQRVSASRAGTRRSAQIVIVFSILMIMGLALFNPGFVSPYDSAQGQVVLLVVVGLFAAGMMWMRRLAGIRLPRRFLTVTAPGGRSS from the coding sequence GTGAACAGCGCGACGACGACCCTGGCCCTCCTGGCCGGGGCCATGGTCGGGGCGGGGATCTTCCTCCTGGTGGCGGCAGCCCTGGGGGTGGGCCTGGACGTCCCGGGCACCACGGGGCTCGGCTCCCGCCTGAGGACCCTGCCCCGCCGGATCCTGGCGGCAGCCGTCACCGCCGCCGCCCTGCTGGTGCTGACCAGGTGGGTCGTCCTGGCCGCCGCGGGCGGGTGCCTGGTGGTGGTCTGGCCCCTGTTCTTCGGGGGCGCGGCCCAGGAGCGTGAGGCGGCCGAGAGGATCGCCGCCCTGGCCACCTGGGCCGAGTCCCTGCGTGACACCATCGCCGGGGCCGTGGGCCTGGAGCAGGCCGTCCCGGCCACCGTCCACGCCGCCTCACCGGTCATCCGCGAGCACCTGGCCCTCCTGGCGGACCGCATGCGGGTGCGGGTGCCGCTGCCCACGGCGCTGCGGCAGTTCGCCGACGACCTCGACGACCCCACCGCCGACCTCATTGTCTCCGCGCTCATTATGAACGCCAGGCTACGTGGCCCCGGGCTGCGCTCCCTGCTGGGCAACCTGGCGGCCACCGCCCGCACCGAGCTGGACATGCGCCAGCGGGTCTCGGCCTCCCGCGCCGGCACCCGGCGCTCGGCACAGATCGTCATCGTCTTCTCGATCCTGATGATCATGGGGCTGGCCCTGTTCAACCCCGGCTTCGTCTCCCCCTACGACAGCGCCCAGGGGCAGGTCGTCCTGCTGGTGGTCGTGGGCCTGTTCGCCGCCGGGATGATGTGGATGCGCCGACTGGCCGGTATCCGCCTGCCACGCCGGTTCCTGACCGTCACCGCACCAGGGGGCAGGTCCTCATGA
- a CDS encoding SAF domain-containing protein, with amino-acid sequence MTPTPAARLRRRPPAEPAPSRTGGSRLPSAPRERRPLLAALAVLLIVGGALLAGFLATRMDNRVQVLAAASTLRPGHVITADDLAATPVSAEIRTLVPASQIDQVIGRTVRVEVTKGQLLDTSQLTTGPVPGQGAQVVGATLEAGRFPASGLGPGDMVDLVDTSTGAVLAQDVQVLDAVPRSDGAKDWSSGAVVSLIVPQARAASLATLGASGNVAVILTARNQPIGDH; translated from the coding sequence ATGACCCCCACCCCAGCAGCACGCCTCCGACGCCGTCCACCCGCAGAACCGGCCCCGTCCCGCACCGGCGGGTCGCGGCTTCCCTCGGCCCCGCGCGAGCGCCGTCCGCTCCTGGCCGCCCTGGCCGTCCTCCTCATCGTGGGCGGGGCGCTGCTGGCCGGCTTCCTGGCCACCCGCATGGACAACCGCGTCCAGGTCCTCGCCGCGGCCAGCACCCTGAGGCCCGGGCACGTCATCACCGCCGACGACCTGGCCGCCACCCCCGTCTCCGCCGAGATCCGCACCCTGGTGCCCGCCAGCCAGATCGACCAGGTGATCGGCCGCACCGTGCGGGTCGAGGTCACCAAGGGCCAGCTCCTGGACACCTCCCAGCTCACCACCGGCCCCGTCCCCGGCCAGGGCGCCCAGGTGGTCGGCGCCACCCTCGAGGCCGGGCGCTTCCCCGCCAGCGGCCTCGGCCCCGGGGACATGGTCGACCTCGTCGACACCAGCACAGGGGCCGTCCTGGCCCAGGACGTCCAGGTCCTTGACGCCGTGCCACGCTCCGACGGCGCCAAGGACTGGTCCTCAGGGGCGGTCGTCTCGCTCATCGTCCCCCAGGCCCGTGCCGCGAGCCTCGCCACCCTGGGGGCCAGCGGGAACGTCGCCGTCATACTGACCGCCCGCAACCAGCCCATCGGTGACCACTGA